Proteins co-encoded in one Metabacillus sp. KUDC1714 genomic window:
- a CDS encoding glycoside hydrolase: MLQEMFIKRLLIKCLILVVVVGSILPALPTMTNAEEGENELISDSEQIKLDPSYQHEPFDGWGTALVWFANVTGGWPDELRNELADDLFGKDGLNFNIARYNIGGGDSPETEPYMRKGGAVPGYWNRPAEYSPPEGNTDEWTEQENWWNPENPEHWNLEADANQRWWVSAAKARGADTFEAFSNSPPYFMTQSGYVSGNWNSWDDNIKPDQFENFASYLTTVVEHLQKDMDVEFQTLSPVNEPNTGYWRAKGRQEGSNWSPASQAKIINEVKKQLDEKGLSTVVSGMDETNPQKFRQNWEQYDSTTRNNIEQLNVHTYGPTQQIGARDIAKSAGKKLWMSEVDLSSGAQNHEDIIPGLALSQRITTDIQKLESEAWVLWQSIEDEVNMSPEHENGNWGLIQVDFDPADFENVKIYKNKKYYAMGNYSKFIRPGYQVINSNSSDTLAAINKDDNSVVVVYTNSTTEEKAINFDLSGFDTVEANAKATPYVTSTTENLAQKSDVMISGNELSAVVQPQSITTFVVSGVSGVNEDNSFLNNNETYKFINKNSGKVLDIGQDGKSIVQKTNIRDEEKQNFSIQKITDGNSTKEIYKIANSDSGSVLSDENGSITLQANENKSNQKWMLSTYGNGEYTFINVQSGNLIEVGGESKEEGAKVGLWKPTTGNHQIWRLVKAGIAKVEPVDVVVTKKKTAPELPDEVTTIYGDGEEVQKKVVWDTINPDLYAKENIFKVEGTVEGTTIKAVATITVSKIESIQPIKIKTTPGKAPILPNKVTAKLKSGTFGKVPVEWNEIDQNEYADFGKFSVKGSISKSPVKAIANIQVTQPALENLAVKPSSSENEYPKVSASFTGQWDSTSNVNDGIISSARWTNWDPNSWREEDWVAIEFDKAETVSQVKFHFYDDNGGTRPADSLRLEYLDGTEWKEIEGTQTDVQDKELTIDFTQIETKHIRAVMKAKEGACIAISEMEVLGIGENQIPGQGSDATLETILINGKQVKEFDKNTYNYQVKIKKNQQEIPTIEAVTNDLFATYQIETPSSLEGEAVITVKSEDGKNHAKYTVEFSEKN, translated from the coding sequence ATGTTGCAAGAAATGTTTATTAAGAGATTACTAATTAAATGTTTGATCTTAGTCGTTGTAGTAGGAAGTATCTTGCCTGCCCTACCTACTATGACGAATGCAGAGGAGGGGGAGAATGAATTGATTTCTGATTCAGAGCAAATAAAACTAGATCCTAGTTATCAACATGAACCATTTGATGGTTGGGGAACAGCTCTTGTATGGTTCGCGAATGTGACAGGTGGCTGGCCTGATGAATTAAGAAATGAGCTTGCTGATGATCTCTTTGGTAAGGATGGACTGAATTTTAATATTGCCCGCTATAATATTGGTGGTGGTGATTCTCCTGAGACAGAGCCTTATATGCGTAAAGGTGGAGCAGTTCCAGGGTATTGGAATCGTCCTGCCGAATACAGCCCACCGGAAGGTAACACAGATGAATGGACAGAGCAGGAAAACTGGTGGAATCCAGAAAATCCTGAGCATTGGAACTTGGAAGCTGATGCTAACCAACGCTGGTGGGTTAGTGCTGCTAAAGCCAGGGGAGCTGATACCTTCGAAGCTTTTTCAAACTCACCGCCATATTTTATGACTCAAAGTGGTTATGTATCAGGTAACTGGAATTCATGGGATGATAATATTAAACCAGATCAATTTGAAAATTTTGCTTCATATTTAACAACCGTAGTAGAGCATTTACAAAAGGACATGGATGTTGAATTTCAAACTCTCTCACCTGTAAATGAACCTAATACTGGCTATTGGAGAGCTAAAGGCAGACAGGAAGGTTCAAACTGGTCTCCAGCTTCACAAGCTAAAATTATTAATGAAGTAAAGAAGCAATTGGATGAAAAAGGTCTTAGTACAGTTGTATCAGGTATGGACGAAACGAATCCACAAAAATTCAGACAAAATTGGGAGCAATACGATAGCACAACGAGAAATAATATTGAACAGTTAAATGTGCATACTTACGGTCCTACACAGCAGATTGGTGCAAGGGATATTGCAAAGTCAGCAGGAAAAAAGCTGTGGATGTCTGAGGTGGACCTTAGTTCTGGTGCACAAAATCATGAGGATATAATTCCAGGTCTTGCATTATCACAGCGCATTACGACTGATATTCAGAAATTGGAATCAGAAGCATGGGTGCTTTGGCAGTCAATTGAAGACGAAGTGAATATGAGCCCAGAACATGAAAATGGCAACTGGGGACTTATCCAAGTTGATTTTGATCCAGCTGATTTTGAGAACGTAAAAATCTATAAAAATAAAAAGTATTATGCAATGGGGAATTACAGTAAGTTTATTCGACCAGGCTATCAAGTCATTAATTCAAATAGTAGTGATACATTAGCCGCAATTAATAAAGATGACAATTCAGTTGTTGTTGTCTATACAAATTCAACCACAGAAGAGAAAGCAATCAACTTTGATTTATCTGGGTTCGATACTGTAGAAGCGAATGCAAAGGCAACACCTTATGTAACATCTACTACAGAAAATTTAGCCCAAAAGTCAGATGTAATGATCTCAGGTAACGAGCTCTCAGCAGTTGTTCAGCCCCAATCAATTACGACATTTGTTGTATCTGGTGTATCAGGTGTGAATGAGGATAACTCGTTTTTAAATAATAACGAAACATACAAATTCATTAATAAAAATAGTGGGAAAGTGCTTGATATTGGACAAGATGGAAAATCCATTGTTCAAAAAACAAATATTCGTGATGAGGAAAAACAAAACTTTAGTATCCAAAAAATAACAGATGGAAATAGTACAAAAGAAATTTACAAAATAGCCAACAGTGATAGTGGAAGTGTACTTAGTGATGAGAATGGTTCCATTACTCTCCAAGCCAATGAAAATAAATCAAATCAAAAATGGATGCTGTCAACCTATGGAAATGGAGAGTACACATTTATAAATGTTCAAAGCGGAAATCTAATAGAAGTAGGCGGGGAATCAAAGGAGGAAGGAGCTAAAGTTGGCCTTTGGAAACCAACAACAGGTAACCACCAGATTTGGAGACTAGTAAAGGCCGGAATTGCCAAGGTAGAGCCAGTTGATGTCGTCGTTACGAAGAAAAAGACTGCACCAGAATTACCTGATGAGGTAACGACCATTTACGGAGATGGTGAAGAGGTTCAGAAAAAAGTAGTTTGGGATACAATCAATCCTGATTTATATGCAAAGGAAAATATCTTTAAAGTTGAAGGCACTGTTGAGGGAACAACGATTAAAGCAGTAGCAACAATAACAGTAAGTAAAATTGAAAGTATTCAACCTATAAAAATAAAAACAACTCCAGGTAAAGCACCAATTTTACCTAATAAAGTAACAGCTAAACTAAAAAGTGGTACATTTGGAAAAGTACCTGTTGAATGGAATGAAATTGATCAAAATGAGTATGCGGATTTTGGTAAGTTTTCAGTGAAAGGATCAATATCGAAAAGTCCTGTTAAAGCAATTGCTAATATCCAAGTTACACAACCTGCTCTAGAAAATTTAGCTGTAAAGCCTTCTAGTTCAGAAAATGAGTACCCAAAAGTGAGCGCTTCCTTTACTGGTCAATGGGATAGCACGAGTAATGTCAACGATGGAATTATCTCTAGTGCTAGATGGACGAACTGGGATCCAAATAGCTGGAGAGAAGAAGATTGGGTTGCTATTGAATTCGACAAAGCGGAAACAGTATCACAAGTGAAATTTCACTTCTATGATGACAATGGCGGCACAAGACCTGCAGACTCTTTACGACTTGAATACCTGGATGGAACAGAGTGGAAAGAAATCGAAGGGACACAGACAGATGTTCAAGACAAGGAGTTAACAATTGACTTTACCCAAATTGAAACAAAACATATTCGTGCTGTAATGAAGGCCAAAGAAGGTGCTTGTATAGCCATTTCAGAAATGGAGGTATTGGGGATTGGTGAAAACCAAATTCCAGGACAAGGTAGTGATGCAACATTGGAAACTATTTTAATTAATGGGAAGCAAGTAAAAGAATTTGATAAGAATACCTATAATTATCAAGTTAAAATAAAGAAGAACCAGCAAGAAATCCCGACTATTGAGGCAGTTACTAATGATTTATTTGCCACTTACCAAATTGAAACACCATCTTCGTTAGAAGGTGAGGCTGTTATCACGGTTAAGTCAGAAGATGGGAAGAATCATGCAAAATATACAGTTGAATTTAGTGAGAAAAATTAA